A window from Myxocyprinus asiaticus isolate MX2 ecotype Aquarium Trade chromosome 37, UBuf_Myxa_2, whole genome shotgun sequence encodes these proteins:
- the LOC127427715 gene encoding ubiquitin carboxyl-terminal hydrolase 48-like isoform X6 translates to MAPRLQLEKAAWRWAETVKPEDITHEHIEIAYRIAVPACKRGACRRNCKGNPNCLVGIGEQSWLGEIDENAFHNIDDPNSERRDKNTFVGLTNLGATCYVNTFLQVWFHNLELRRALYIFQNSRAEGHNTDSNYEPRTICEHLQYLFALLQNSNRRYIDPSGLVKALGLDTGQQQDAQEFSKLFLSLLEDTLSKQKDPNLQNVIQQQFCGQFSYVTVCNKCGRESPLPSRFYELELNIQGHKNLTECITEFLKEEKLDGDNCYFCESCQSKQNATRRIKLQSLPRTLNFQLMRFVFDRQSGHKKKLNTFISFPEVLDMGPFLEGKEEKCMYELSAVLIHRGVSAYSGHYIAHVRDAHTNDWYKFNDEEIEKMEGKKLQLGIEEDIAETAKSQTRKPKCSKGYHCSRNAYMLVYKRQTEEGDQTETTVEVPAFLQQLVDQDNKKFEEWCNEMADMRKQSVDKGKAKHEEVKELYELLPAEDDQSYEFVPLEWLKKWLDDSTAIKEIDNSHFLCSHGKLHPDKIGETKRISLKAAQVLFNRYGGGPRLDRSSLCRECVAQRCRVLRLKNQLNEDYREVTNLSKASLKSDESGFWIGKASLRSWRQLALDQLEEDEEETKHNNSKVNGEKTNSPAAKADGGKGDKEEGDGEEMKNFNEDILCHHGGLSILESERRLVSTEVWNKLRMYFPRAPEFTHHHEPCQQCMDTEVLYIVPLYFVDEWRKFIRVPESGGREERHTIHVA, encoded by the exons ATGGCACCTCGATTGCAGCTGGAAAAAGCTGCTTGGCGTTGGGCAGAGACAGTCAAACCTGAGGAcatcacacatgaacacattgAAATAGCATATAGAATTGCAGTGCCAGCGTGCAAGAGAGGGGCATGCAG GAGGAACTGTAAAGGGAATCCAAACTGTCTAGTTGGTATTGGGGAACAGTCCTGGTTGGGTGAAATTGATGAAAATGCCTTCCACAACATCGATGACCCAAATTCAGAGAGACGAGATAAG AACACATTTGTAGGCCTGACGAATCTTGGGGCGACTTGTTATGTGAACACTTTCCTCCAGGTGTGGTTCCACAATCTTGAGCTCCGCAGAGCCCTTTATATTTTTCAGAATTCCAGAGCAGAAGGGCACAACACAGATTCAA ATTATGAGCCAAGGACGATATGTGAACATCTACAGTATCTGTTTGCATTACTACAGAACAGCAACAGACGATATATCGACCCCTCTGGGCTGGTGAAGGCTCTTGGGCTCGACACAGGGCAACAGCAG GATGCTCAGGAATTCTCCAAACTATTCCTTTCACTTCTAGAGGACACACTATCAAAGCAGAAAGACCCAAACCTCCAAAATGTCATccagcagcagttctgtggacagttTTCATATGTTACAGT ATGCAACAAGTGTGGACGTGAGTCTCCACTACCATCTCGATTTTATGAACTGGAACTGAACATTCAAGGACACAAAAATCTCACAGAGTGCATCACAGAGTTTCTGAAG GAGGAAAAGCTAGATGGTGATAATTGTTACTTTTGTGAGAGCTGTCAGAGTAAACAGAATGCCACACGGCGAATCAAGCTCCAGAGTCTTCCCCGCACACTCAACTTTCAGCTCATGCGCTTTGTTTTTGATAG GCAAAGTGGGCACAAGAAGAAGCTGAACACCTTCATTAGTTTTCCAGAAGTTCTTGACATGGGACCGTTTTTGGAAGGAAAAG AGGAGAAGTGCATGTATGAGCTCAGTGCAGTGTTGATTCACCGTGGCGTGAGCGCGTACTCTGGCCACTACATTGCTCATGTTAGAGACGCTCATACCAACGACTGGTACAAATTCAACGATGAGGAGATCGAAAAAATGGAGGGCAAGAAACTACAGTTGGGCATTGAGGAAGACATTG ctGAAACTGCCAAATCCCAAACCCGAAAGCCAAAATGTAGCAAAGGCTATCACTGCTCGAGGAACGCTTATATGTTAGTGTACAAACGTCAGACAGAGGAAGGTGATCAAACGGAAACAACCGTTGAAGTACCAG CTTTTCTACAGCAGCTGGTGGACCAGGACAACAAGAAGTTTGAGGAATGGTGCAATGAAATGGCAGACATGCGAAAACAGAGCGTTGACAAAGGCAAAGCCAAACATGAGGAGGTGAAGGAGCTCTACGAATTGTTACCCGCTGAGGACG acCAGTCTTATGAGTTTGTGCCTCTGGAATGGCTGAAGAAATGGCTTGATGACTCCACGGCCATCAAGGAAATTGACAACAGCCATTTCCTGTGTTCCCATGGCAAACTGCACCCAGACAAGATCGGTGAGACCAAAAGAATATCCCTGAAGGCTGCCCAGGTCCTCTTCAACCGTTATGGAGGAGGTCCCAGACTAGACC GGTCCTCTCTCTGCCGAGAATGTGTTGCTCAGCGATGTCGAGTGCTCAGACTGAAAAACCAACTGAATGAAGATTACAGAGAGGTCACAAATCTTTCCAAAGCCTCTTTGAAAAG TGATGAGTCGGGATTCTGGATCGGGAAGGCCTCTCTAAGAAGTTGGAGGCAGTTGGCATTAGACCAGCTGGAGGAGGATGAGGAAGAAACCAAACACAATAACAGCAAAGTTAATGGAGAGAAAACCAACAGCCCAGCAGCTAAAG CAGATGGAGGTAAAGGAGATAAGGAAGAAGGGGATGGTGAAGAGATGAAAAATTTTAATGAAGACATTCTCTGTCATCACg GTGGTTTGAGTATACTCGAGTCTGAAAGGCGCCTGGTTTCTACTGAAGTGTGGAATAAACTGCGAATGTATTTCCCCAGAGCTCCAGAGTTCACACACCACCACGAGCCCTGTCAACAGTGcatg GACACAGAAGTTCTGTACATTGTGCCACTTTACTTCGTGGATGAATGGAGGAAATTTATCAG ggtcccagagtctggaggaagagaggagaggcacacaatccacgttgcttga
- the LOC127427715 gene encoding ubiquitin carboxyl-terminal hydrolase 48-like isoform X4: MAPRLQLEKAAWRWAETVKPEDITHEHIEIAYRIAVPACKRGACRRNCKGNPNCLVGIGEQSWLGEIDENAFHNIDDPNSERRDKNTFVGLTNLGATCYVNTFLQVWFHNLELRRALYIFQNSRAEGHNTDSNYEPRTICEHLQYLFALLQNSNRRYIDPSGLVKALGLDTGQQQDAQEFSKLFLSLLEDTLSKQKDPNLQNVIQQQFCGQFSYVTVCNKCGRESPLPSRFYELELNIQGHKNLTECITEFLKEEKLDGDNCYFCESCQSKQNATRRIKLQSLPRTLNFQLMRFVFDRQSGHKKKLNTFISFPEVLDMGPFLEGKEEKCMYELSAVLIHRGVSAYSGHYIAHVRDAHTNDWYKFNDEEIEKMEGKKLQLGIEEDIAETAKSQTRKPKCSKGYHCSRNAYMLVYKRQTEEGDQTETTVEVPAFLQQLVDQDNKKFEEWCNEMADMRKQSVDKGKAKHEEVKELYELLPAEDDQSYEFVPLEWLKKWLDDSTAIKEIDNSHFLCSHGKLHPDKIGETKRISLKAAQVLFNRYGGGPRLDRSSLCRECVAQRCRVLRLKNQLNEDYREVTNLSKASLKSDESGFWIGKASLRSWRQLALDQLEEDEEETKHNNSKVNGEKTNSPAAKADGGKGDKEEGDGEEMKNFNEDILCHHGGLSILESERRLVSTEVWNKLRMYFPRAPEFTHHHEPCQQCMRLEREGKENEALNRMMASEQRSSLLNLFQEKNRPTLQKWPQDTEVLYIVPLYFVDEWRKFIRRPAKSNPVSSVGNSILLCPHGGFMFTYDSMLHGDAQQHGACLCCLLAE; the protein is encoded by the exons ATGGCACCTCGATTGCAGCTGGAAAAAGCTGCTTGGCGTTGGGCAGAGACAGTCAAACCTGAGGAcatcacacatgaacacattgAAATAGCATATAGAATTGCAGTGCCAGCGTGCAAGAGAGGGGCATGCAG GAGGAACTGTAAAGGGAATCCAAACTGTCTAGTTGGTATTGGGGAACAGTCCTGGTTGGGTGAAATTGATGAAAATGCCTTCCACAACATCGATGACCCAAATTCAGAGAGACGAGATAAG AACACATTTGTAGGCCTGACGAATCTTGGGGCGACTTGTTATGTGAACACTTTCCTCCAGGTGTGGTTCCACAATCTTGAGCTCCGCAGAGCCCTTTATATTTTTCAGAATTCCAGAGCAGAAGGGCACAACACAGATTCAA ATTATGAGCCAAGGACGATATGTGAACATCTACAGTATCTGTTTGCATTACTACAGAACAGCAACAGACGATATATCGACCCCTCTGGGCTGGTGAAGGCTCTTGGGCTCGACACAGGGCAACAGCAG GATGCTCAGGAATTCTCCAAACTATTCCTTTCACTTCTAGAGGACACACTATCAAAGCAGAAAGACCCAAACCTCCAAAATGTCATccagcagcagttctgtggacagttTTCATATGTTACAGT ATGCAACAAGTGTGGACGTGAGTCTCCACTACCATCTCGATTTTATGAACTGGAACTGAACATTCAAGGACACAAAAATCTCACAGAGTGCATCACAGAGTTTCTGAAG GAGGAAAAGCTAGATGGTGATAATTGTTACTTTTGTGAGAGCTGTCAGAGTAAACAGAATGCCACACGGCGAATCAAGCTCCAGAGTCTTCCCCGCACACTCAACTTTCAGCTCATGCGCTTTGTTTTTGATAG GCAAAGTGGGCACAAGAAGAAGCTGAACACCTTCATTAGTTTTCCAGAAGTTCTTGACATGGGACCGTTTTTGGAAGGAAAAG AGGAGAAGTGCATGTATGAGCTCAGTGCAGTGTTGATTCACCGTGGCGTGAGCGCGTACTCTGGCCACTACATTGCTCATGTTAGAGACGCTCATACCAACGACTGGTACAAATTCAACGATGAGGAGATCGAAAAAATGGAGGGCAAGAAACTACAGTTGGGCATTGAGGAAGACATTG ctGAAACTGCCAAATCCCAAACCCGAAAGCCAAAATGTAGCAAAGGCTATCACTGCTCGAGGAACGCTTATATGTTAGTGTACAAACGTCAGACAGAGGAAGGTGATCAAACGGAAACAACCGTTGAAGTACCAG CTTTTCTACAGCAGCTGGTGGACCAGGACAACAAGAAGTTTGAGGAATGGTGCAATGAAATGGCAGACATGCGAAAACAGAGCGTTGACAAAGGCAAAGCCAAACATGAGGAGGTGAAGGAGCTCTACGAATTGTTACCCGCTGAGGACG acCAGTCTTATGAGTTTGTGCCTCTGGAATGGCTGAAGAAATGGCTTGATGACTCCACGGCCATCAAGGAAATTGACAACAGCCATTTCCTGTGTTCCCATGGCAAACTGCACCCAGACAAGATCGGTGAGACCAAAAGAATATCCCTGAAGGCTGCCCAGGTCCTCTTCAACCGTTATGGAGGAGGTCCCAGACTAGACC GGTCCTCTCTCTGCCGAGAATGTGTTGCTCAGCGATGTCGAGTGCTCAGACTGAAAAACCAACTGAATGAAGATTACAGAGAGGTCACAAATCTTTCCAAAGCCTCTTTGAAAAG TGATGAGTCGGGATTCTGGATCGGGAAGGCCTCTCTAAGAAGTTGGAGGCAGTTGGCATTAGACCAGCTGGAGGAGGATGAGGAAGAAACCAAACACAATAACAGCAAAGTTAATGGAGAGAAAACCAACAGCCCAGCAGCTAAAG CAGATGGAGGTAAAGGAGATAAGGAAGAAGGGGATGGTGAAGAGATGAAAAATTTTAATGAAGACATTCTCTGTCATCACg GTGGTTTGAGTATACTCGAGTCTGAAAGGCGCCTGGTTTCTACTGAAGTGTGGAATAAACTGCGAATGTATTTCCCCAGAGCTCCAGAGTTCACACACCACCACGAGCCCTGTCAACAGTGcatg AGGTTGGAAAGAGAAGGTAAAGAGAATGAGGCTCTGAACAGAATGATGGCCAGTGAGCAGAGGAGCTCACTGCTAAACCTCTTCCAGGAGAAGAACCGGCCCACACTGCAGAAATGGCCACAG GACACAGAAGTTCTGTACATTGTGCCACTTTACTTCGTGGATGAATGGAGGAAATTTATCAG GAGGCCAGCAAAGAGCAACCCAGTGTCCAGTGTAGGGAACAGTATCCTGCTTTGTCCTCATGGAGGCTTCATGTTCACTTATGACTCCATGCTGCATGGTGATGCCCAACA gcATGGTGcgtgtctttgctgtttgttagcagagtaa
- the LOC127427715 gene encoding ubiquitin carboxyl-terminal hydrolase 48-like isoform X5: protein MAPRLQLEKAAWRWAETVKPEDITHEHIEIAYRIAVPACKRGACRRNCKGNPNCLVGIGEQSWLGEIDENAFHNIDDPNSERRDKNTFVGLTNLGATCYVNTFLQVWFHNLELRRALYIFQNSRAEGHNTDSNYEPRTICEHLQYLFALLQNSNRRYIDPSGLVKALGLDTGQQQDAQEFSKLFLSLLEDTLSKQKDPNLQNVIQQQFCGQFSYVTVCNKCGRESPLPSRFYELELNIQGHKNLTECITEFLKEEKLDGDNCYFCESCQSKQNATRRIKLQSLPRTLNFQLMRFVFDRQSGHKKKLNTFISFPEVLDMGPFLEGKEEKCMYELSAVLIHRGVSAYSGHYIAHVRDAHTNDWYKFNDEEIEKMEGKKLQLGIEEDIAETAKSQTRKPKCSKGYHCSRNAYMLVYKRQTEEGDQTETTVEVPAFLQQLVDQDNKKFEEWCNEMADMRKQSVDKGKAKHEEVKELYELLPAEDDQSYEFVPLEWLKKWLDDSTAIKEIDNSHFLCSHGKLHPDKIGETKRISLKAAQVLFNRYGGGPRLDRSSLCRECVAQRCRVLRLKNQLNEDYREVTNLSKASLKSDESGFWIGKASLRSWRQLALDQLEEDEEETKHNNSKVNGEKTNSPAAKADGGKGDKEEGDGEEMKNFNEDILCHHGGLSILESERRLVSTEVWNKLRMYFPRAPEFTHHHEPCQQCMRLEREGKENEALNRMMASEQRSSLLNLFQEKNRPTLQKWPQDTEVLYIVPLYFVDEWRKFIRVPESGGREERHTIHVA, encoded by the exons ATGGCACCTCGATTGCAGCTGGAAAAAGCTGCTTGGCGTTGGGCAGAGACAGTCAAACCTGAGGAcatcacacatgaacacattgAAATAGCATATAGAATTGCAGTGCCAGCGTGCAAGAGAGGGGCATGCAG GAGGAACTGTAAAGGGAATCCAAACTGTCTAGTTGGTATTGGGGAACAGTCCTGGTTGGGTGAAATTGATGAAAATGCCTTCCACAACATCGATGACCCAAATTCAGAGAGACGAGATAAG AACACATTTGTAGGCCTGACGAATCTTGGGGCGACTTGTTATGTGAACACTTTCCTCCAGGTGTGGTTCCACAATCTTGAGCTCCGCAGAGCCCTTTATATTTTTCAGAATTCCAGAGCAGAAGGGCACAACACAGATTCAA ATTATGAGCCAAGGACGATATGTGAACATCTACAGTATCTGTTTGCATTACTACAGAACAGCAACAGACGATATATCGACCCCTCTGGGCTGGTGAAGGCTCTTGGGCTCGACACAGGGCAACAGCAG GATGCTCAGGAATTCTCCAAACTATTCCTTTCACTTCTAGAGGACACACTATCAAAGCAGAAAGACCCAAACCTCCAAAATGTCATccagcagcagttctgtggacagttTTCATATGTTACAGT ATGCAACAAGTGTGGACGTGAGTCTCCACTACCATCTCGATTTTATGAACTGGAACTGAACATTCAAGGACACAAAAATCTCACAGAGTGCATCACAGAGTTTCTGAAG GAGGAAAAGCTAGATGGTGATAATTGTTACTTTTGTGAGAGCTGTCAGAGTAAACAGAATGCCACACGGCGAATCAAGCTCCAGAGTCTTCCCCGCACACTCAACTTTCAGCTCATGCGCTTTGTTTTTGATAG GCAAAGTGGGCACAAGAAGAAGCTGAACACCTTCATTAGTTTTCCAGAAGTTCTTGACATGGGACCGTTTTTGGAAGGAAAAG AGGAGAAGTGCATGTATGAGCTCAGTGCAGTGTTGATTCACCGTGGCGTGAGCGCGTACTCTGGCCACTACATTGCTCATGTTAGAGACGCTCATACCAACGACTGGTACAAATTCAACGATGAGGAGATCGAAAAAATGGAGGGCAAGAAACTACAGTTGGGCATTGAGGAAGACATTG ctGAAACTGCCAAATCCCAAACCCGAAAGCCAAAATGTAGCAAAGGCTATCACTGCTCGAGGAACGCTTATATGTTAGTGTACAAACGTCAGACAGAGGAAGGTGATCAAACGGAAACAACCGTTGAAGTACCAG CTTTTCTACAGCAGCTGGTGGACCAGGACAACAAGAAGTTTGAGGAATGGTGCAATGAAATGGCAGACATGCGAAAACAGAGCGTTGACAAAGGCAAAGCCAAACATGAGGAGGTGAAGGAGCTCTACGAATTGTTACCCGCTGAGGACG acCAGTCTTATGAGTTTGTGCCTCTGGAATGGCTGAAGAAATGGCTTGATGACTCCACGGCCATCAAGGAAATTGACAACAGCCATTTCCTGTGTTCCCATGGCAAACTGCACCCAGACAAGATCGGTGAGACCAAAAGAATATCCCTGAAGGCTGCCCAGGTCCTCTTCAACCGTTATGGAGGAGGTCCCAGACTAGACC GGTCCTCTCTCTGCCGAGAATGTGTTGCTCAGCGATGTCGAGTGCTCAGACTGAAAAACCAACTGAATGAAGATTACAGAGAGGTCACAAATCTTTCCAAAGCCTCTTTGAAAAG TGATGAGTCGGGATTCTGGATCGGGAAGGCCTCTCTAAGAAGTTGGAGGCAGTTGGCATTAGACCAGCTGGAGGAGGATGAGGAAGAAACCAAACACAATAACAGCAAAGTTAATGGAGAGAAAACCAACAGCCCAGCAGCTAAAG CAGATGGAGGTAAAGGAGATAAGGAAGAAGGGGATGGTGAAGAGATGAAAAATTTTAATGAAGACATTCTCTGTCATCACg GTGGTTTGAGTATACTCGAGTCTGAAAGGCGCCTGGTTTCTACTGAAGTGTGGAATAAACTGCGAATGTATTTCCCCAGAGCTCCAGAGTTCACACACCACCACGAGCCCTGTCAACAGTGcatg AGGTTGGAAAGAGAAGGTAAAGAGAATGAGGCTCTGAACAGAATGATGGCCAGTGAGCAGAGGAGCTCACTGCTAAACCTCTTCCAGGAGAAGAACCGGCCCACACTGCAGAAATGGCCACAG GACACAGAAGTTCTGTACATTGTGCCACTTTACTTCGTGGATGAATGGAGGAAATTTATCAG ggtcccagagtctggaggaagagaggagaggcacacaatccacgttgcttga